In the genome of Chryseobacterium oryzae, one region contains:
- the ygiD gene encoding 4,5-DOPA-extradiol-dioxygenase produces MNLTDLSNIASLYKNTEKMPVLFLGHGSPMNAIEENQFVQGFRDIAKEIPTPKAILCISAHWFTQGTLVTSMQNPKTIHDFGGFPKALFDVQYPAPGSPELAHETIELIKPLLAEEDYNWGLDHGAWSVLKHLYTDADIPVIQMSIDYTQPPQYHFDLAKKLVKLREKGILIIGSGNIVHNLRMIDWKNINTVDFGWDWAVEAYEKTNSWIMDGNFQNLINYQNQGTFLQYAVPTPDHFLPLIYTLGLKSNNEDIKLFNNHLIGGSLSMTSVKIG; encoded by the coding sequence ATGAATTTAACAGATTTAAGCAACATCGCTTCTTTGTATAAAAATACCGAAAAAATGCCCGTTCTTTTTCTTGGACATGGCTCTCCTATGAATGCTATAGAAGAAAATCAGTTTGTACAAGGATTCAGAGATATTGCAAAAGAAATCCCAACGCCTAAAGCAATATTATGTATTTCAGCCCATTGGTTTACACAAGGGACTTTGGTAACTTCCATGCAAAACCCTAAAACTATACACGATTTTGGAGGTTTTCCAAAAGCTTTGTTTGATGTTCAATATCCTGCACCGGGAAGTCCAGAACTGGCACATGAAACCATCGAACTTATAAAACCTTTGCTGGCAGAAGAAGATTACAATTGGGGATTAGATCATGGAGCTTGGTCTGTTTTAAAGCATTTATATACCGATGCAGATATTCCTGTCATCCAAATGAGTATAGATTACACCCAACCACCACAGTATCATTTTGATTTAGCTAAAAAACTTGTTAAACTTCGGGAAAAAGGTATTTTAATTATTGGCAGCGGCAATATTGTTCATAATCTGAGAATGATCGACTGGAAAAACATAAATACTGTAGATTTCGGCTGGGATTGGGCTGTAGAAGCGTATGAAAAAACAAATTCATGGATAATGGACGGAAATTTCCAAAATCTGATTAATTATCAAAACCAAGGAACATTCTTACAATACGCCGTTCCTACTCCAGACCATTTTTTGCCATTAATCTATACTTTAGGTTTGAAAAGCAACAACGAAGACATCAAACTTTTCAACAATCATCTTATTGGAGGATCATTAAGCATGACAAGTGTGAAAATTGGATAA
- a CDS encoding RidA family protein, producing the protein MKTIINTENAPAAIGPYSQANLANGVLYISGQIPVDPATGKLVEGIEKETHQVMKNLEAILTKAGMTFKNVVKATIFLKNMDDFTVMNDIYASYLDAESFPARETVQVSCLPKNVDIEISMIAHQD; encoded by the coding sequence ATGAAAACTATTATCAATACAGAAAATGCTCCTGCTGCAATAGGACCTTATTCTCAAGCAAATTTAGCCAATGGAGTTTTGTATATTTCAGGACAGATTCCTGTAGATCCTGCTACCGGAAAGCTCGTTGAAGGCATAGAAAAAGAAACTCATCAGGTAATGAAAAATCTTGAAGCAATTCTTACAAAAGCCGGAATGACTTTTAAAAATGTTGTAAAAGCAACGATATTTCTTAAAAATATGGATGATTTTACAGTAATGAATGACATTTATGCTTCGTATTTGGATGCTGAAAGTTTCCCTGCAAGAGAAACAGTACAGGTGTCTTGTCTTCCGAAAAATGTGGATATAGAAATTTCAATGATTGCTCACCAGGATTAA
- the pfkA gene encoding 6-phosphofructokinase yields the protein MKESVVKKIAVLTSGGDSPGMNAALRAVVRTANYYNIECYGVREGYNGLIHDDFLKMGPRSVKNIINQGGTILKSARSMEFKTKEGRQQAFDNCQKYGIEALVCIGGDGTFTGAKIFNEEFGIRVIGVPGTIDNDIFGTDNTIGYDTALNTAMDAIDKIRDTATSHNRVFFVEVMGRDAGFIALNSGLATGALDILIPEKKDSMDELFANFRKAEKTGKASSIVVIAEGERLANIYELAEKTKKEFPDYDIRVAILGHIQRGGSPSCADRVLASRLGFGAVVGLMEGQTNVMAGMRSNSLVYTPIEEAIKKHNEIDKDLLLISEILAI from the coding sequence ATGAAAGAAAGCGTTGTAAAAAAAATTGCTGTTCTTACCTCAGGGGGCGACTCTCCGGGGATGAACGCAGCTCTAAGAGCAGTTGTAAGAACTGCCAATTATTATAATATTGAATGTTACGGAGTGAGAGAAGGCTACAATGGTCTTATTCATGATGATTTTCTTAAAATGGGACCTCGCTCAGTAAAAAACATAATAAATCAGGGTGGTACAATTCTAAAATCTGCCCGTTCAATGGAATTTAAAACCAAAGAAGGTAGACAACAAGCCTTCGACAATTGCCAGAAATATGGTATTGAAGCTTTGGTATGCATTGGTGGAGACGGAACTTTTACAGGGGCAAAAATCTTCAACGAAGAATTCGGAATACGAGTAATTGGTGTGCCCGGAACTATTGATAATGATATTTTCGGAACAGATAACACGATTGGCTACGATACAGCACTCAATACTGCAATGGATGCAATCGATAAAATTCGTGATACTGCTACTTCTCACAACAGAGTTTTCTTTGTAGAAGTAATGGGACGCGATGCAGGATTTATTGCATTAAACAGTGGTTTGGCAACCGGTGCTCTCGATATTTTGATTCCTGAGAAAAAAGACAGCATGGACGAGCTTTTTGCCAATTTCAGAAAAGCTGAAAAAACAGGTAAAGCTTCCAGCATTGTAGTGATAGCAGAAGGCGAAAGACTCGCAAACATCTATGAACTTGCCGAAAAAACCAAGAAAGAATTTCCGGATTACGATATTCGTGTCGCTATTTTGGGACACATCCAAAGAGGAGGATCTCCTAGCTGTGCAGACAGAGTTTTAGCAAGCAGACTGGGATTCGGAGCTGTTGTAGGACTTATGGAAGGACAAACCAATGTAATGGCAGGAATGAGATCTAACAGTCTAGTATACACGCCTATAGAAGAAGCCATTAAAAAGCACAACGAAATCGACAAAGATCTTTTGTTGATTTCAGAAATTTTAGCAATCTAA
- a CDS encoding YceI family protein, translated as MATKWNLDPAHSEITFKVKHMMISNIKGSFTKFNAEIESEDDNFTNAKTTATIDVDSIFTNNTDRDNHLKSADFFNAEANPKITFEADSLNNSVTGNITLNGITKPITLDVDFGGINVDPWGNTKAGFSFEGKINRKDFGLNWNAALEAGGVMVGEDVKIAGDLQFVKA; from the coding sequence ATGGCAACAAAATGGAATTTAGACCCAGCTCACAGTGAAATTACTTTCAAAGTAAAACACATGATGATTTCAAACATCAAAGGAAGTTTCACAAAATTCAATGCTGAAATCGAATCTGAAGATGACAATTTCACTAATGCTAAAACAACCGCTACTATAGATGTAGATTCAATCTTCACAAATAATACAGACCGAGATAACCACTTAAAATCTGCCGATTTTTTTAATGCAGAAGCCAATCCGAAAATCACTTTTGAAGCAGATTCTTTAAATAACTCTGTAACTGGGAATATTACCTTAAATGGTATTACAAAGCCAATTACACTGGATGTTGATTTTGGCGGAATTAACGTAGATCCTTGGGGGAACACAAAAGCCGGTTTTTCTTTTGAAGGAAAAATCAACAGAAAAGATTTCGGACTGAACTGGAATGCAGCTCTTGAAGCTGGAGGAGTAATGGTAGGCGAAGATGTAAAAATTGCTGGAGATTTACAATTTGTAAAAGCATAA
- a CDS encoding N-acetylmuramoyl-L-alanine amidase family protein, whose protein sequence is MYKLNFKIFLAFLLTFASTFIFCQKKFIVVLDAGHGGSDHGAYRNYPDIGVVQEKNITLGVVLKLGAMLEKNKDFKVIYTRKIDEYPSLTDRTNTANRSKADLFISVHVNSSPSRSATARGTETFVQGPAQNRENLEVAKQENNVIYLDEKDKETFASYDPSSPESLIALKLQQSKYLENSLIVGSFVEANFEKSGRFSRGVKQENLHILRRSAMPSILIETGFVNNYEDATYLNSEKGQDEVAENIYKAIIDYKKAKDKRAGIQEIIKKQEAPKPVEMPLKNDFRILLMTVPSKYNLTDPELRGLNYILPIKENGIYKYYYGVTNMASVKDINIKTAKDAGFKNAYAVGFMPNQKLVTGYYNIEVYVGKDKLSSNSPILQTLKDVDRNKDNGIFYYTYGKVYTLEDAIKLQKELEDKGIKNTVIQKNFK, encoded by the coding sequence ATGTACAAACTAAATTTTAAAATATTTTTAGCATTTCTTCTTACATTCGCTTCCACATTTATTTTCTGTCAAAAAAAATTCATCGTAGTTTTAGATGCAGGACATGGGGGAAGTGATCATGGTGCTTACAGAAATTATCCAGACATAGGTGTGGTACAAGAAAAAAACATCACCTTGGGAGTTGTGCTCAAACTAGGTGCAATGCTGGAAAAAAATAAGGACTTTAAAGTAATTTACACCAGAAAAATTGATGAATATCCATCTTTAACAGACAGAACAAACACCGCTAACCGCAGCAAAGCAGATTTATTTATATCCGTACACGTAAATTCTTCTCCAAGCAGATCTGCTACCGCAAGAGGAACCGAAACTTTTGTACAGGGACCGGCTCAGAACAGAGAAAATCTGGAAGTAGCAAAACAGGAAAATAATGTAATTTACTTAGACGAAAAAGATAAAGAAACCTTTGCGTCTTATGATCCTTCTTCTCCCGAATCTTTAATCGCCCTAAAACTTCAGCAAAGCAAATATCTTGAAAACAGCCTTATTGTGGGGAGTTTTGTTGAAGCCAATTTTGAGAAAAGCGGAAGATTTTCCAGAGGAGTAAAGCAGGAAAATTTACACATTTTAAGAAGAAGTGCGATGCCTTCTATTCTTATTGAAACCGGTTTTGTGAATAATTATGAAGACGCTACTTATCTTAATTCCGAAAAAGGACAGGACGAAGTTGCAGAAAATATTTATAAGGCTATTATCGATTACAAAAAAGCTAAAGATAAAAGAGCGGGTATACAGGAAATCATTAAAAAGCAGGAAGCTCCAAAACCTGTTGAAATGCCTCTGAAAAATGATTTCAGAATTCTTTTAATGACTGTTCCGAGCAAGTACAATTTAACAGATCCTGAACTTCGTGGTCTTAATTACATTCTTCCGATAAAAGAAAACGGAATTTATAAATATTATTATGGAGTAACCAATATGGCATCCGTAAAAGATATCAATATAAAGACAGCTAAAGATGCTGGTTTTAAAAACGCTTATGCCGTTGGATTTATGCCTAACCAAAAACTCGTTACCGGATATTATAATATTGAAGTATATGTCGGTAAAGATAAACTAAGCAGCAATTCTCCTATTTTGCAGACTCTTAAAGATGTAGACAGAAACAAAGACAACGGTATATTTTATTATACTTACGGAAAAGTTTATACTTTAGAAGATGCCATTAAACTACAGAAAGAGCTGGAAGACAAGGGTATAAAAAATACTGTTATCCAAAAGAATTTTAAATAA
- a CDS encoding DUF6705 family protein — protein MKQILLIFILFSIYCKSQEYPLNTSLDNLPNNTYLKDTNNDLNKYIGIWRGNWNGKTLFLDLRKVKYHYTRDTLKLSSKTVIELKRIISKIDETSTSDLEIKIPGTFWLMIDGTIYKLNIPYKGKNRILWASKNIKRYPLIYELIVFVENIRKNSSL, from the coding sequence ATGAAACAGATATTATTAATATTTATATTATTTTCAATTTATTGTAAATCACAAGAATACCCTCTTAATACGAGTTTAGATAATCTACCAAATAATACATATTTAAAAGATACCAATAATGATCTTAATAAATATATCGGTATATGGAGAGGCAATTGGAATGGTAAAACTTTATTTTTAGATTTAAGAAAAGTTAAATATCATTACACAAGAGATACACTTAAGTTATCAAGTAAAACTGTTATAGAACTAAAAAGAATTATTTCAAAAATTGATGAAACTTCAACTTCAGATTTAGAAATTAAAATTCCTGGAACATTTTGGTTGATGATTGACGGTACAATATATAAACTCAATATTCCTTATAAAGGAAAGAATAGAATACTATGGGCATCTAAAAATATAAAAAGATATCCATTAATTTATGAATTAATAGTTTTTGTGGAAAATATAAGGAAAAATAGTTCCCTGTAA
- a CDS encoding putative LPS assembly protein LptD, which produces MDKTVFKNILQILIILIFNSFLAQESPKKMIKPAIINDTIVKKDTVISAKESLEDVLDTKADDIRRDVPKRMIYLNKNAQVKYQDLQIDADYISIDEERNVFYARGKLDSLGKYKELVKVKQGGKDYETDSFSYNTKTKQAIAYNARTEENEGLIVAEKTKKYNDSVFVMRHAEFTTDTYYIEKKDTRPDYHLLASYIKMQKGKNSSSLITGPVQMFIEDVPTPFVMPFAILPFSSKRSAGILIPSFGEREDVGFFLNGLGYYQPIGEHFDLKILTDIYTKGSWNIRPEMNYLKKYRYSGNFSADIGTTVRGIKGLNNYSKTGTYRIAWRHTQDAKANPFLNFSASVDVTSQTFYNNTVNNAYVMNQSFLRTQQNSTLTLTKRFLTLPITITGTASYSQNFATNLSDLRLPQMNVAINQFYLFKSRTGTRSGLLENITVNTGLNLTNFVSTNEGDLFTKAMWDKMQTGLKNNIALGTNATFAKYFTFSLGTTIDNALTTKTLTKFYDPVQNVQVEQINKKLAGYTIFSSTASVQTQLYGQANFKKGSAIEAIRHMMTPSIGFTYSPDFGGQKFGYFRNFYDANGALTPYSIFDKGIVGTPTTGMVGALSYSIGNNIEMKVRSKSDSTGIKKIKIFESLNVSGNYNFAAKSHPWSVISVSGQSSFFNNKLSVNTSLAIEPYKILFAPGSDVGIRTEDFGSFSVQAFQVGLTYPLSSELFGEKKDLSKIYSQKGEIRNENYYFDDDNYAHFDQAWTLNINANYQYSKTLSRTPTRMASIGLDGSIKLTPYWNINGSTHYDMVTKELAYTRIGFARDQRSFTINFNWVPFGQYKLYDFFIGIKANILSDALKYKDRSFTQPNAPF; this is translated from the coding sequence TTGGACAAAACCGTCTTCAAAAATATATTACAAATTTTAATTATCCTAATTTTTAACAGTTTTTTAGCACAGGAAAGTCCTAAAAAAATGATTAAACCTGCGATAATTAATGATACCATCGTCAAAAAAGATACCGTTATTTCTGCAAAAGAATCTCTGGAAGATGTTTTGGATACTAAAGCAGACGACATCCGAAGAGATGTTCCTAAACGCATGATTTATCTTAACAAAAATGCGCAGGTAAAATATCAGGATTTACAGATAGATGCAGATTACATTTCTATTGATGAGGAAAGAAATGTTTTTTATGCACGAGGAAAGTTAGATTCTTTAGGTAAATATAAAGAGTTGGTAAAGGTAAAGCAAGGTGGTAAAGATTATGAAACCGACAGTTTTTCGTATAATACAAAAACCAAACAAGCCATAGCATACAATGCAAGAACGGAGGAAAACGAAGGATTAATTGTAGCTGAAAAAACCAAAAAATATAATGATTCGGTTTTTGTCATGAGACATGCCGAATTTACTACCGATACATATTATATAGAAAAGAAAGATACCAGACCAGATTATCATCTTCTGGCTTCTTATATAAAAATGCAGAAGGGAAAGAATAGTTCTTCTTTAATTACGGGACCTGTGCAAATGTTTATAGAAGATGTACCTACACCTTTTGTTATGCCGTTTGCAATCTTACCTTTTTCCAGTAAGCGATCTGCAGGGATTTTAATCCCGAGTTTTGGGGAAAGGGAAGATGTAGGTTTTTTTCTTAATGGATTAGGGTATTATCAACCCATCGGAGAGCATTTTGATCTTAAAATTCTGACGGATATTTACACAAAAGGAAGCTGGAATATTCGACCTGAAATGAATTATCTGAAAAAATACAGGTACTCTGGTAATTTCTCTGCCGATATTGGTACTACTGTGAGAGGAATTAAAGGGCTAAACAATTATAGTAAAACAGGAACTTACAGAATTGCATGGAGGCATACACAAGATGCAAAGGCTAATCCTTTTCTTAATTTTTCTGCATCGGTAGATGTTACCAGCCAGACGTTTTATAACAATACCGTTAATAACGCCTATGTAATGAATCAAAGTTTTTTGAGAACGCAGCAGAATTCTACACTTACCCTTACCAAAAGATTCCTAACACTTCCGATAACGATAACAGGAACCGCTTCTTATTCTCAAAATTTTGCAACGAATCTTTCAGATTTAAGATTGCCTCAGATGAATGTGGCGATCAATCAGTTTTATCTTTTTAAATCCAGAACAGGAACCAGAAGTGGATTACTCGAAAATATCACCGTTAATACAGGTCTCAATCTCACCAACTTTGTAAGCACAAATGAAGGGGATTTATTTACCAAGGCAATGTGGGATAAAATGCAGACGGGGCTGAAGAATAATATTGCTTTAGGAACCAATGCTACTTTTGCAAAATATTTTACATTCAGTCTCGGAACTACTATTGATAACGCTCTTACGACTAAAACTCTTACTAAATTCTATGATCCTGTACAAAATGTACAAGTAGAACAGATTAATAAAAAACTTGCAGGATATACTATTTTTTCTTCTACGGCAAGTGTACAGACCCAGCTTTACGGGCAGGCAAATTTTAAAAAAGGGAGTGCAATAGAAGCTATCCGACATATGATGACCCCAAGTATAGGTTTTACTTATTCTCCTGATTTTGGAGGTCAGAAATTTGGTTACTTCAGAAACTTTTATGATGCCAACGGTGCACTTACCCCATATTCTATTTTTGATAAAGGTATTGTAGGAACACCCACTACGGGGATGGTTGGAGCATTGTCTTATAGTATCGGTAATAATATAGAGATGAAAGTGCGTTCTAAAAGCGACTCCACAGGAATTAAAAAAATCAAAATTTTTGAATCTCTTAATGTAAGCGGAAATTATAATTTTGCAGCAAAATCTCATCCTTGGTCGGTTATTTCGGTGAGTGGGCAGTCGTCTTTCTTTAATAATAAACTCAGTGTTAATACAAGTTTAGCGATTGAACCCTACAAAATCTTATTTGCTCCGGGTTCTGATGTAGGTATTAGAACTGAAGATTTTGGAAGTTTTAGTGTTCAGGCTTTTCAGGTTGGGCTTACTTACCCGTTAAGCAGCGAGCTTTTTGGAGAAAAAAAGGATCTCTCCAAAATATATTCGCAAAAAGGAGAGATTAGGAACGAAAATTATTATTTTGATGATGATAATTATGCACATTTTGATCAGGCTTGGACTCTCAATATAAATGCCAATTATCAATATTCTAAAACATTATCCAGAACACCAACAAGAATGGCATCTATCGGTCTAGATGGAAGTATTAAGCTTACTCCTTATTGGAACATCAACGGAAGTACCCATTATGATATGGTTACCAAAGAACTTGCTTACACAAGGATTGGGTTTGCGAGAGACCAAAGAAGTTTTACGATTAATTTCAACTGGGTACCTTTTGGACAATATAAACTTTACGATTTCTTTATAGGAATTAAAGCCAATATATTAAGCGATGCATTGAAATATAAAGACAGAAGTTTTACTCAGCCTAATGCACCTTTCTAA
- a CDS encoding type II 3-dehydroquinate dehydratase: MKILIVNGPNLNLLGTREPDIYGSISMEDYLKNLKIEFSNHEIDYFQSNIEGELINRMQENDFDALIINPGAFTHYSYAIADCLKNIQKPKTEVHISNIYKREEFRQKSVTAANTDGILSGFGMKGYRIALFNLTS, encoded by the coding sequence ATGAAAATTCTAATCGTTAACGGCCCCAATCTTAATCTTTTAGGAACTAGAGAACCCGATATTTATGGGAGTATTTCTATGGAAGATTATTTAAAAAATCTAAAAATTGAATTTTCTAATCATGAAATTGATTATTTTCAGTCTAATATAGAAGGAGAACTCATTAACCGTATGCAGGAAAACGATTTTGATGCTTTAATCATTAATCCTGGTGCTTTTACTCATTATTCTTATGCTATTGCTGACTGTCTGAAAAATATTCAGAAGCCCAAAACAGAAGTTCATATCAGTAACATTTACAAACGTGAAGAATTTCGTCAGAAATCTGTTACGGCTGCCAATACAGATGGGATTTTGTCTGGTTTTGGGATGAAAGGTTACAGAATAGCTCTATTTAATCTTACTTCTTAA
- a CDS encoding DUF6705 family protein: protein MKNILLIFVFLLCIISCKAQVIGTLEQLEECAMRPNHDEGCPDLENITYVKDTNNRLNQFVGTWKGNYGGKQYEIHFEKKLQFGEDVKWDRIFGKMVIKNNSGNIIYNSMNETDTNISFFGDNFQKRSYVMHFVGNYNCLESGDVFIETKLNNPNEMTLFYSQDKDGLLNPAKCPNFSSFTPLLPGDKMTLTKQ, encoded by the coding sequence ATGAAAAACATATTATTAATCTTTGTGTTCTTATTATGTATAATATCTTGTAAAGCACAAGTAATAGGAACTTTGGAACAGCTTGAAGAATGTGCAATGAGACCCAATCATGATGAAGGCTGTCCTGATTTAGAAAATATTACCTATGTAAAAGATACCAATAATAGACTTAATCAGTTTGTTGGAACTTGGAAAGGAAATTACGGAGGAAAACAATACGAAATACATTTTGAAAAAAAACTTCAATTTGGCGAGGATGTAAAATGGGATAGAATTTTCGGAAAAATGGTTATAAAAAATAATTCTGGTAATATCATTTATAATTCTATGAATGAAACAGATACTAATATATCTTTTTTTGGAGATAATTTTCAAAAAAGATCTTATGTAATGCATTTTGTAGGTAATTATAATTGTTTAGAATCCGGTGATGTTTTTATTGAGACAAAACTTAATAATCCCAATGAAATGACCTTGTTCTATTCTCAGGATAAGGATGGTCTTTTGAATCCGGCGAAATGTCCTAATTTCAGCAGTTTTACGCCTTTATTGCCCGGTGATAAAATGACATTAACGAAACAGTAA
- a CDS encoding YHS domain-containing protein, translated as MKSKILFTALLSISLFACAQETPKVKQKKNNKSAKTETKTVKFANAEDPICHMKTESTMKDTAVYKNKTYGFCSSYCKDEFKKNPEKYVQK; from the coding sequence ATGAAATCAAAAATTTTATTCACAGCATTATTGTCGATATCATTGTTTGCTTGTGCGCAAGAAACTCCAAAAGTAAAACAGAAAAAAAATAATAAATCTGCCAAAACAGAAACTAAAACCGTAAAATTTGCCAATGCAGAAGATCCTATCTGCCACATGAAAACCGAAAGTACAATGAAAGATACCGCAGTGTACAAAAATAAGACCTACGGTTTCTGCAGCAGCTATTGCAAAGATGAATTCAAGAAAAATCCGGAAAAGTATGTCCAAAAATAG
- a CDS encoding DUF6705 family protein, with amino-acid sequence MKNTFLIFVFLSVITFCKAQVIGTLEQFEECSMRPNRDQEGCPDLENITYVKDTNNRLNQFVGTWKGNYDGKQYEIKLEKKINYKENISDNLSWDRIIGRILVKDSSGNIIYNSMNKPDKDTFFFGYNFQRGVYMMYFVGNYSCLEAGDVFIETRINNPNEMTLVYFQDKDGLLNPAKCPNFSSFTPLLPGQKMTLIKQ; translated from the coding sequence ATGAAAAATACATTTTTAATATTCGTATTCTTATCAGTTATAACATTTTGCAAAGCACAGGTAATAGGAACCTTAGAGCAATTTGAGGAATGCTCAATGCGTCCAAACCGAGATCAAGAAGGTTGTCCTGATTTAGAAAATATTACATATGTAAAAGATACAAATAACAGGCTTAATCAATTTGTTGGAACTTGGAAAGGAAATTATGATGGAAAACAATATGAAATCAAGTTAGAAAAGAAAATAAATTATAAAGAAAATATTTCTGATAATTTAAGTTGGGATAGAATTATTGGTAGGATTTTAGTAAAAGATAGTTCAGGCAATATTATCTATAATTCTATGAATAAACCAGATAAAGACACCTTTTTTTTTGGATATAATTTCCAACGCGGAGTGTATATGATGTATTTCGTAGGTAACTACAGTTGCTTAGAAGCAGGTGATGTTTTTATTGAAACAAGGATTAATAATCCAAATGAAATGACATTAGTATATTTTCAGGATAAAGACGGCCTTTTGAATCCGGCGAAATGTCCTAATTTCAGCAGTTTCACTCCATTATTGCCGGGTCAGAAGATGACATTAATAAAACAGTAA
- the gap gene encoding type I glyceraldehyde-3-phosphate dehydrogenase yields MSTIKVGINGFGRIGRLVFRAMTERSNIEVVGINDLINAEYMAYMLKYDSVHGVFPGEVSVEGNDLVVNGKKIRVTAEKDPANLKWNEIGADYVVESTGLFLDKESAAKHLTAGAKKVILSAPSKDDTPMFVMGVNHKDLTDDVKILSNASCTTNCLAPLAKVIHDNFGIVEGLMTTVHATTATQKTVDGPSMKDWRGGRAALNNIIPSSTGAAKAVGKVIPSLNGKLTGMSFRVPTVDVSVVDLTVRLEKGASYEEICAVIKAASEGELKGILGYTEDAVVSQDFVGDKRTSIFDKDAGIMLSPNFVKLVSWYDNEMGYSNKLVDMLIHAASL; encoded by the coding sequence ATGTCAACAATTAAAGTAGGTATTAACGGGTTTGGTAGAATCGGTCGTCTTGTTTTCAGAGCAATGACAGAAAGAAGCAACATCGAAGTTGTAGGTATCAACGATCTTATCAATGCAGAATACATGGCTTATATGCTTAAATATGATTCTGTACACGGAGTTTTCCCAGGAGAAGTTTCTGTAGAAGGTAATGATCTTGTGGTAAACGGAAAAAAAATCAGAGTAACTGCTGAGAAAGACCCGGCTAACCTAAAATGGAACGAAATCGGTGCAGATTACGTAGTAGAATCTACAGGTTTGTTCCTAGATAAAGAAAGTGCTGCAAAACACCTTACTGCAGGTGCTAAAAAAGTTATTCTTTCTGCTCCGTCTAAAGACGATACCCCAATGTTTGTAATGGGTGTAAACCATAAAGACCTTACAGATGATGTAAAAATTCTTTCTAATGCTTCTTGTACTACAAACTGTTTAGCTCCTTTGGCTAAAGTTATCCACGATAACTTCGGAATCGTAGAAGGTTTAATGACGACTGTACACGCTACAACTGCAACTCAAAAAACGGTTGATGGTCCTTCAATGAAAGACTGGAGAGGTGGTAGAGCTGCTTTAAACAATATCATCCCTTCTTCTACTGGTGCTGCAAAAGCAGTAGGAAAAGTAATCCCTTCTTTGAACGGAAAATTAACAGGTATGTCTTTCAGAGTACCAACTGTTGACGTTTCTGTAGTAGATTTAACAGTAAGACTTGAAAAAGGTGCTTCTTATGAAGAAATCTGTGCTGTAATTAAAGCTGCTTCTGAAGGTGAATTGAAAGGTATTCTTGGATATACTGAAGATGCTGTAGTTTCTCAGGATTTCGTAGGAGATAAGAGAACTTCTATCTTCGATAAAGATGCAGGTATCATGCTTTCTCCTAACTTTGTGAAACTTGTTTCATGGTATGACAATGAAATGGGATACTCTAACAAGTTGGTGGATATGTTGATTCATGCAGCTTCTTTGTAG